In Kitasatospora sp. NA04385, a single genomic region encodes these proteins:
- a CDS encoding HAD-IC family P-type ATPase produces the protein MTHSAEGTAPHGPVPGPGAHPTGAGGAYQPGLSAAEVAERVSRGQVNDVPVRSSRSVREIVRANVFTRFNAIIGVMFGIILVVGPLQDGLFGLVIVANTAIGIVQELRAKKTLDGLALIGEARPQVRRDGAAVQVTAGGIVLDDTVLLGIGDKVVVDGTVTEADGLEVDESLLTGEPDPVLKHPGDHVMSGSFVVAGAGAFTATKVGKEAYAAKLAEEASRFTLVRSELRTGIDQILRFITYLLIPTAIGLVISQLAVQRNDWEEAVRRMVAGIVPMVPEGLVLLTSVAFAIGVVRLGRKQCLVQELPAIEGLARVDTVCLDKTGTLTEGGMDLVDLRPLADPGRVPQADRAVLAEALGAIGAADTRPNPSMRAVIDAYGPPPEGRWRLLEAIPFSSARKWSGVQLLEPGGTEGSWLLGAPDVLLPAGSPALAEVDELGAKGLRVLLLGRSPQPLDDPDPAARLQPLALLVLQQRLREDAADTLRYFRSQDVRAKVISGDSAVSVGAVAAHLGLPGAETATDARTLPTDPEQLAEAADRTAVFGRVTPQQKRALVGALQSRGHTVAMTGDGVNDVLALKDADIGVAMGTGSDATRAVAQIVLLDDRFATLPSVVAEGRRVIGNIERVAGLFLVKTVYSVLLALLVVFTQVPYPFLPRHSTVLSSLTIGIPAFFLALAPNNERARTGFVRRVLRLAVPGGVICGAATFTAYALARGDDETTLKADTSVATLTLFICAVWVLAIVARPYTWWRLLLIGAMSGAFALVLVVPWLSDFFQLHLAGLRDPLTGVAVALVAGGLLEVTSRIFVEKNS, from the coding sequence ATGACGCACTCAGCGGAAGGCACCGCCCCGCACGGCCCCGTCCCGGGCCCCGGCGCGCACCCCACCGGCGCGGGCGGCGCGTACCAGCCCGGGCTGAGTGCAGCCGAGGTCGCCGAGCGGGTCTCCCGCGGGCAGGTGAACGACGTACCGGTGCGTTCCAGCCGCTCGGTGCGGGAGATCGTCCGGGCCAACGTGTTCACCCGGTTCAACGCGATCATCGGGGTGATGTTCGGCATCATCCTGGTCGTCGGCCCGCTCCAGGACGGCCTGTTCGGCCTGGTCATCGTCGCCAACACGGCGATCGGCATCGTCCAGGAGCTGCGCGCCAAGAAGACCCTGGACGGCCTCGCGCTGATCGGCGAGGCCCGCCCCCAGGTCCGCCGGGACGGCGCCGCCGTGCAGGTCACCGCCGGCGGGATCGTGCTGGACGACACCGTGCTGCTCGGCATCGGCGACAAGGTGGTGGTCGACGGCACCGTCACCGAGGCGGACGGCCTGGAGGTCGACGAGTCGCTGCTGACCGGCGAGCCCGACCCCGTCCTCAAGCACCCCGGCGACCACGTGATGTCCGGCTCCTTCGTGGTGGCCGGGGCGGGCGCCTTCACCGCCACCAAGGTCGGCAAGGAGGCGTACGCCGCCAAGCTGGCCGAGGAGGCCAGCAGGTTCACCCTGGTCCGGTCCGAACTGCGCACCGGCATCGACCAGATCCTGCGGTTCATCACCTACCTGCTGATCCCCACCGCGATCGGCCTGGTGATCAGCCAGCTCGCGGTGCAGCGCAACGACTGGGAGGAGGCCGTGCGCCGGATGGTGGCCGGCATCGTGCCGATGGTGCCCGAGGGCCTGGTGCTGCTCACCTCGGTGGCCTTCGCGATCGGCGTGGTCCGGCTGGGCCGCAAGCAGTGCCTGGTCCAGGAGCTGCCCGCGATCGAGGGCCTGGCCCGGGTCGACACCGTCTGCCTCGACAAGACCGGCACCCTCACCGAGGGCGGCATGGACCTGGTCGACCTGCGCCCGCTGGCCGACCCCGGGCGGGTCCCGCAGGCCGACCGGGCGGTGCTGGCCGAGGCGCTCGGCGCGATCGGCGCCGCCGACACCCGCCCCAACCCCAGCATGCGGGCCGTCATCGACGCCTACGGCCCGCCGCCGGAGGGCCGCTGGCGACTGCTGGAGGCGATCCCGTTCTCCTCCGCCCGCAAGTGGAGCGGCGTCCAGCTGCTCGAACCCGGCGGCACCGAGGGCAGCTGGCTGCTCGGCGCCCCCGACGTGCTGCTCCCGGCCGGCTCCCCCGCGCTCGCCGAGGTCGACGAGCTCGGTGCGAAGGGCCTGCGCGTCCTGCTGCTGGGCCGCAGCCCGCAGCCGCTGGACGACCCCGACCCGGCCGCCCGGCTCCAGCCGCTGGCCCTGCTGGTGCTCCAGCAGCGGCTGCGCGAGGACGCCGCGGACACCCTGCGCTACTTCCGCTCCCAGGACGTCCGGGCCAAGGTCATCTCCGGCGACAGCGCCGTCTCGGTCGGCGCCGTCGCCGCCCACCTCGGCCTGCCGGGCGCCGAGACCGCCACCGACGCCCGCACCCTGCCCACCGACCCCGAGCAGCTCGCCGAGGCCGCCGACCGCACCGCCGTCTTCGGCCGGGTCACCCCGCAGCAGAAGCGCGCCCTGGTCGGCGCCCTGCAGTCCAGGGGCCACACCGTCGCGATGACCGGCGACGGCGTCAACGACGTGCTGGCGCTGAAGGACGCCGACATCGGCGTCGCCATGGGCACCGGCTCGGACGCCACCCGGGCCGTCGCCCAGATCGTGCTGCTCGACGACCGCTTCGCCACCCTGCCCTCGGTGGTCGCCGAGGGCCGCCGGGTGATCGGCAACATCGAGCGGGTCGCCGGGCTGTTCCTGGTCAAGACCGTCTACTCGGTGCTGCTGGCCCTGCTGGTGGTGTTCACCCAGGTGCCGTACCCGTTCCTGCCCCGGCACTCGACGGTGCTGTCCTCGCTGACCATCGGCATCCCGGCGTTCTTCCTGGCCCTCGCCCCCAACAACGAGCGGGCCCGCACCGGCTTCGTCCGCCGCGTCCTGCGGCTGGCCGTCCCCGGCGGGGTGATCTGCGGCGCCGCGACCTTCACCGCCTACGCGCTGGCCCGCGGCGACGACGAGACCACCCTGAAGGCCGACACCTCGGTCGCCACGCTGACCCTGTTCATCTGCGCCGTCTGGGTGCTCGCCATCGTCGCCCGCCCCTACACCTGGTGGCGCCTGCTGCTGATCGGCGCCATGTCCGGGGCCTTCGCCCTGGTCCTGGTGGTCCCCTGGCTCTCCGACTTCTTCCAGCTCCACCTGGCCGGCCTGCGCGACCCGCTGACCGGCGTGGCGGTCGCCCTGGTGGCGGGCGGCCTGCTGGAGGTCACCTCGCGGATCTTCGTCGAGAAGAACTCCTAG
- a CDS encoding DUF2530 domain-containing protein: protein MPKTALRTAPPPLEGNDVAIVGTGTVLWFVGFVVLVPFQGPLSDHGHGSWPWICLSGGLLGLIGLKYCTARRAAIRRHRAAEAAGEPVS, encoded by the coding sequence ATGCCCAAGACCGCACTGCGCACCGCTCCCCCGCCCCTGGAGGGGAACGACGTCGCCATCGTCGGCACCGGCACGGTGCTGTGGTTCGTCGGCTTCGTGGTGCTGGTGCCGTTCCAGGGCCCGCTGTCCGACCACGGCCACGGCAGCTGGCCGTGGATCTGCCTGTCCGGCGGCCTGCTCGGCCTGATCGGCCTCAAGTACTGCACCGCCCGCCGCGCCGCGATCCGCCGGCACCGCGCCGCCGAGGCGGCCGGGGAGCCGGTCTCCTAA
- a CDS encoding NCS2 family permease has translation MSPQAQSTTASPEPSQNAPQPPSGALDRFFKISERGSTLPREIRGGVATFFTMAYILVLNPIILASARDMNGAQLSGGQLVTATALTAGLTTLLMGVIGNVPIGLAAGLGVNTIVALQLAPQMTWPDAMGMVVLAGFAIMLLVATGLRERVMNAVPLGLRKAIAIGIGLFITLVGLVDSGFVTRIPDAAHTTVPLQLGVGGHLHGWPVLIFILGLLLTMALVVRKVPGAILISIAVMTAVAVVIQQFADLSADAWGLTVPAWPGNPVASPDFGLVGHFSLFGGFQHVSVLTGILFVFTVLMSCFFDAMGTILGVADEAHLLDEKGDLPGINKVLMVDGIATAAGGATSASANTCFVESTAGVGEGARTGFASIVTGALFLLALFLTPLATMVPAQAATPALVTVGFLILANSVKEIDWADFTIAMPAFLTIVMMPFTYSITNGLGMGFILFCLLRVVAGRGREVKPAMYAVAAVFLFYYMMPALGLL, from the coding sequence ATGTCTCCGCAGGCCCAGTCGACCACCGCGTCGCCCGAGCCCTCCCAGAACGCGCCGCAGCCCCCGTCCGGCGCCCTGGACCGCTTCTTCAAGATCTCCGAGCGGGGCTCCACGCTGCCCCGCGAGATCCGCGGTGGTGTCGCCACCTTCTTCACGATGGCGTACATCCTGGTGCTCAACCCGATCATCCTGGCCTCGGCCAGGGACATGAACGGCGCCCAGCTCAGCGGCGGGCAGCTGGTCACCGCCACCGCGCTGACCGCCGGCCTGACCACCCTGCTGATGGGCGTCATCGGCAACGTCCCGATCGGCCTCGCCGCGGGCCTGGGCGTCAACACCATCGTGGCGCTCCAGCTCGCCCCCCAGATGACCTGGCCGGACGCGATGGGCATGGTCGTCCTGGCCGGCTTCGCGATCATGCTGCTGGTCGCCACCGGCCTGCGCGAACGCGTCATGAACGCCGTCCCGCTCGGCCTGCGCAAGGCCATCGCGATCGGCATCGGCCTGTTCATCACCCTGGTCGGCCTGGTCGACTCCGGCTTCGTCACCCGCATCCCGGACGCCGCCCACACCACCGTCCCGCTCCAGCTCGGCGTCGGCGGGCACCTGCACGGCTGGCCGGTGCTGATCTTCATCCTCGGCCTGCTGCTCACCATGGCCCTGGTCGTCCGCAAGGTCCCGGGCGCGATCCTGATCTCGATCGCCGTGATGACCGCCGTCGCCGTGGTCATCCAGCAGTTCGCCGACCTCTCCGCCGACGCCTGGGGCCTGACCGTCCCGGCCTGGCCCGGCAACCCGGTCGCCAGCCCGGACTTCGGCCTGGTCGGCCACTTCAGCCTGTTCGGCGGCTTCCAGCACGTCAGCGTCCTGACCGGCATCCTGTTCGTCTTCACCGTGCTGATGAGCTGCTTCTTCGACGCGATGGGCACCATCCTCGGCGTCGCCGACGAGGCCCACCTGCTGGACGAGAAGGGCGACCTCCCGGGCATCAACAAGGTCCTGATGGTCGACGGCATCGCCACCGCCGCCGGCGGCGCGACCTCCGCCTCCGCCAACACCTGCTTCGTCGAGTCCACCGCGGGCGTCGGCGAGGGCGCCCGCACCGGCTTCGCCTCGATCGTCACCGGCGCGCTCTTCCTGCTCGCGCTCTTCCTCACCCCCCTCGCGACCATGGTCCCCGCCCAGGCCGCGACCCCCGCCCTGGTCACCGTCGGCTTCCTGATCCTGGCGAACTCCGTCAAGGAGATCGACTGGGCCGACTTCACCATCGCGATGCCGGCCTTCCTCACCATCGTGATGATGCCGTTCACGTACTCCATCACCAACGGCCTGGGTATGGGGTTCATCCTCTTCTGCCTCCTGCGCGTTGTCGCAGGTCGGGGGCGTGAGGTGAAGCCCGCGATGTACGCCGTGGCCGCTGTTTTCCTCTTCTACTACATGATGCCCGCGCTCGGTCTCCTCTGA
- a CDS encoding NUDIX hydrolase, with protein MQWKIHGERPIYENPWVNLWLADVEQPDGHRWEHHVIKLRHLAVAAVVNGERQVLMMWRHRFITNTWAWELPMGLIEQGETPADAAVREALEETGWKVGEVKPLIYAQPANGITDSEHFVFRTEAVEYMGPPTERNESDRIEWIPLADLRGMIDRREIVSSGTLVGVLYLLLDEAGI; from the coding sequence ATGCAGTGGAAGATCCACGGGGAACGTCCGATCTACGAGAACCCATGGGTGAACCTCTGGCTGGCTGATGTCGAGCAGCCTGACGGGCATCGTTGGGAACACCACGTGATCAAGTTGCGGCACCTGGCTGTCGCTGCCGTCGTGAACGGCGAACGGCAGGTGCTCATGATGTGGCGGCACCGCTTCATCACCAACACCTGGGCCTGGGAACTCCCGATGGGTCTGATCGAGCAGGGCGAGACCCCGGCGGACGCGGCGGTTCGGGAGGCGCTGGAAGAGACCGGCTGGAAGGTCGGCGAGGTCAAACCGCTGATCTATGCGCAACCGGCCAACGGGATCACCGACTCCGAGCACTTCGTCTTCCGCACCGAGGCGGTGGAGTACATGGGCCCTCCGACAGAACGCAACGAGTCCGACCGGATCGAGTGGATTCCCTTGGCCGACCTGCGCGGCATGATCGACCGCCGCGAGATCGTCAGCAGTGGGACGCTGGTGGGCGTGCTCTACCTGCTGCTGGACGAGGCCGGGATCTGA
- a CDS encoding ATP-binding protein has protein sequence MAALLVTELVANAAKHTGCTWIAVAVRRKPSSVWVGVRDSSGELPALMTPAHEAESGYGLGLVAALAQRWGVECAPRGKWVWFELRVEAT, from the coding sequence GTGGCCGCGCTGCTGGTCACCGAACTGGTCGCCAATGCGGCGAAGCACACGGGCTGTACGTGGATCGCGGTCGCAGTGCGGCGCAAGCCTTCCTCGGTATGGGTGGGGGTCCGGGACTCCTCCGGTGAACTGCCCGCGCTGATGACTCCCGCCCACGAAGCGGAGTCCGGCTACGGCCTGGGGCTGGTCGCGGCACTCGCACAGCGTTGGGGCGTGGAATGCGCTCCGCGCGGCAAGTGGGTCTGGTTCGAGCTGAGGGTGGAAGCAACGTGA
- a CDS encoding albusnodin family lasso peptide — MQELTQLDGEPEEETVLLGDAALLTKGSSNNSVEAKRSPYDA, encoded by the coding sequence ATGCAGGAACTGACCCAGCTCGACGGCGAGCCGGAGGAGGAGACCGTGCTCCTCGGTGACGCGGCACTCCTGACCAAGGGCAGCTCGAACAACAGCGTGGAAGCCAAGCGCTCCCCGTACGACGCCTGA
- a CDS encoding albusnodin/ikarugamycin family macrolactam cyclase, with protein sequence MKWFGGMLSRSVGAPVPVGARVLWRGPTIWSAGDMPVRQVRGADGLRLAVFGPCGATGTELTRLVERAELGRIDAAVTAWSGAYTLVLDDGRGALTVWADPAGAAPVYLSRAGNNLVWGSSSLALASLVGAGPDTAWLAAHLADPTAWVPGRSAWTGVEQLPPGHRWTVAEHGTSAITPFWRGLRLAWSDAVHRLRDDLADGVAIRVTDRMASSDLSGGLDSTTLAVLASKCGPVVGLTYHPKGREEGGDLDHARTVARAFPRIRHRLMALGPEHLPFTDLGALPLTDEPAPSAITAAQLLAQFRYLVSDGVAVHLTGDGGDSLFMPPPAHLVDLARSGRLLRLARDAQTWARLYRTSPWKAVASVVGDHGGTAVPMPWLTTNTLDLAASATAPHSYTGGLGHADRLLLQEARYVGRTAATENQLAAVHGIAMHNPFTDTRVVESVLAAPAADRWSARRYKPMLSDAVAGLLPPSVLGRGAKGIFTADHHQGLRANQSAVLDLVDGHLAALGLLRPAALRSLLRNAALGVDVPWGLIEPVLGTELWLRAAESVTRAVRWEIPA encoded by the coding sequence ATGAAGTGGTTCGGCGGGATGCTCAGCCGCTCTGTCGGCGCTCCAGTGCCGGTCGGTGCACGGGTGCTGTGGCGAGGGCCGACGATCTGGTCCGCCGGTGACATGCCGGTGCGTCAGGTGCGTGGAGCCGATGGGCTTCGCCTTGCGGTGTTCGGGCCGTGTGGTGCGACCGGCACCGAGCTGACCCGGCTTGTCGAGCGTGCCGAGCTCGGCCGGATCGACGCGGCGGTCACCGCTTGGTCCGGCGCGTACACGCTGGTGTTGGACGACGGACGCGGCGCGCTGACGGTGTGGGCGGACCCCGCTGGTGCTGCTCCCGTCTACCTCTCTCGCGCGGGCAACAACCTAGTGTGGGGGTCGAGTTCGCTTGCGCTTGCCTCGCTGGTCGGTGCTGGTCCCGATACTGCCTGGCTCGCCGCGCACCTTGCCGACCCGACTGCCTGGGTGCCTGGCCGCTCGGCTTGGACGGGTGTGGAACAGCTCCCCCCAGGGCATCGCTGGACGGTTGCTGAACACGGGACCAGCGCGATCACGCCGTTCTGGCGGGGACTGCGGTTGGCCTGGTCCGATGCTGTGCACCGGCTCCGCGACGACCTTGCGGACGGTGTGGCGATCCGGGTCACGGACCGCATGGCCTCCTCGGACCTGTCCGGCGGCCTGGACTCCACCACCCTCGCCGTGCTGGCCTCGAAGTGCGGCCCGGTGGTCGGCCTCACCTACCACCCCAAGGGCCGCGAGGAAGGCGGGGACCTTGACCACGCCCGTACCGTTGCCCGCGCTTTCCCTCGCATCCGCCACCGGTTGATGGCACTTGGGCCGGAGCACCTGCCCTTCACCGATCTCGGTGCTCTCCCCCTCACCGACGAACCCGCCCCGTCCGCGATCACTGCCGCTCAACTCCTCGCGCAGTTCCGGTACTTGGTATCGGATGGGGTCGCGGTTCACTTGACCGGCGATGGTGGTGACTCGCTGTTCATGCCGCCTCCGGCCCACCTGGTGGACCTCGCCCGCTCCGGCCGATTGCTGCGGCTGGCCCGCGATGCCCAGACCTGGGCGCGGCTGTACCGCACGAGTCCGTGGAAGGCCGTGGCCTCCGTCGTGGGCGACCACGGCGGGACGGCTGTCCCGATGCCCTGGTTGACCACCAACACCCTCGACCTCGCCGCGTCCGCCACCGCGCCGCACTCCTACACCGGCGGTCTCGGGCACGCCGATCGACTACTGCTGCAAGAAGCTCGCTATGTCGGCCGCACCGCCGCGACGGAGAACCAGCTCGCCGCCGTACACGGCATCGCCATGCACAACCCCTTCACCGACACCCGCGTTGTGGAATCGGTTCTCGCGGCCCCGGCTGCCGACCGCTGGTCGGCTCGCCGCTACAAGCCGATGCTGTCCGACGCCGTGGCCGGACTGCTTCCGCCTAGCGTCCTCGGCCGGGGCGCGAAAGGCATCTTCACCGCCGACCACCACCAGGGGCTGCGGGCCAATCAGAGCGCGGTCCTGGACCTGGTGGACGGCCACCTCGCCGCCCTCGGCCTGCTCCGGCCGGCTGCTCTGCGCTCGCTGCTGCGCAATGCCGCCCTCGGCGTGGACGTTCCGTGGGGTCTGATCGAACCCGTTCTGGGCACCGAGCTGTGGCTCCGCGCCGCCGAGTCGGTCACCCGGGCCGTCCGTTGGGAGATCCCGGCATGA
- a CDS encoding lasso peptide biosynthesis B2 protein — protein sequence MRPPLPTVHTVTALTCRAGVVVNYRNGETVLLTGDALNRWLAALEDSPAPAPVLVHDPAVSWGTSEVPVRLPTVGRPPLAWRIVATAVLASTLAVRAAGPRSERFGRLRRLAETGSALPPPSAAHASLAVRSIRWAAGNVPARVACLEESAAAALLLALGGRGGVWRHGIATDPIRLHAWICDGDGRPVEEPAHTDHYTPINPRP from the coding sequence ATGAGGCCGCCCCTGCCGACGGTGCACACCGTCACCGCCCTGACCTGCCGGGCGGGCGTGGTCGTCAACTACCGCAACGGGGAGACCGTCCTCCTCACCGGCGACGCACTGAACCGGTGGCTCGCTGCTCTGGAAGACAGTCCCGCGCCCGCTCCGGTACTCGTCCACGACCCGGCCGTCTCCTGGGGCACCAGCGAAGTACCGGTGCGCCTGCCCACCGTCGGACGCCCACCGCTGGCCTGGCGGATCGTCGCAACCGCCGTACTGGCGAGCACCCTTGCGGTTCGTGCGGCCGGTCCCCGCTCGGAGCGGTTCGGACGGCTGCGTCGCCTCGCCGAGACGGGAAGCGCGCTGCCGCCGCCCTCCGCCGCGCACGCGAGCCTCGCCGTCCGCTCGATCCGCTGGGCTGCCGGAAACGTTCCCGCCCGGGTCGCCTGCCTGGAAGAGTCGGCCGCGGCTGCCCTGCTGCTCGCTCTCGGCGGGCGCGGCGGTGTCTGGCGCCACGGCATCGCCACCGACCCGATACGGCTGCACGCCTGGATATGCGACGGCGACGGCCGACCGGTCGAAGAACCGGCGCACACCGACCACTACACCCCGATCAACCCCCGACCCTGA
- a CDS encoding GNAT family N-acetyltransferase yields MSRTPLVLLDGTRVSLAMPSRDHLEEYHRWENDPGTILGFGTQVAQSWEVRAGGWEAQGRNRNYPQFEVIDTTDHAPLGVTTLQIDPAVRTAEFVILLAPEARGKGFATEATALTLRWAFQYAALRMVWLKVLEPNAAGVAAYQKAGFKPAGRLRQSGFWLGRPCDELLMDAMAEDNLSMPWTAA; encoded by the coding sequence ATGTCCCGCACCCCGCTCGTCCTGCTCGACGGCACCCGCGTCAGCCTGGCCATGCCCAGCCGTGACCACTTGGAGGAGTACCACCGCTGGGAGAACGACCCCGGCACCATCCTCGGCTTCGGCACCCAGGTCGCCCAGTCCTGGGAAGTCCGGGCCGGCGGCTGGGAGGCGCAGGGCCGCAACCGCAACTATCCGCAGTTCGAGGTCATCGACACCACCGACCATGCCCCGCTCGGCGTGACGACGCTCCAGATCGACCCGGCCGTCCGCACTGCGGAGTTCGTCATCCTCCTCGCTCCCGAAGCACGCGGGAAGGGCTTCGCCACCGAGGCGACTGCGCTCACGCTGCGCTGGGCCTTCCAGTACGCCGCCCTGCGCATGGTCTGGCTCAAGGTCCTCGAACCCAACGCAGCGGGTGTCGCCGCCTACCAGAAGGCCGGGTTCAAGCCCGCCGGTCGCCTGCGCCAGTCCGGGTTCTGGCTCGGTCGCCCCTGCGACGAACTCCTGATGGATGCCATGGCGGAGGACAACCTCTCGATGCCCTGGACGGCTGCCTGA